In one Cyanobacteriota bacterium genomic region, the following are encoded:
- the rpmB gene encoding 50S ribosomal protein L28 has translation MSRRCQLTGKKANNAYAVSHSHRRTKRLQHVNLQWKRVWWEEGKRWVRLKLSTNAIKTLEKKSLSTFAKELGIDLNKV, from the coding sequence CAACTAACGGGTAAAAAAGCCAATAACGCCTATGCAGTGTCTCACTCGCATCGGCGCACTAAGCGATTGCAGCATGTTAACCTGCAATGGAAACGTGTTTGGTGGGAAGAGGGTAAGCGTTGGGTACGCCTGAAGTTGTCTACTAATGCCATCAAAACACTGGAAAAGAAGAGTTTGAGCACGTTCGCCAAAGAGCTAGGTATTGACCTGAAT